One segment of Shewanella piezotolerans WP3 DNA contains the following:
- a CDS encoding gamma-glutamyl-gamma-aminobutyrate hydrolase family protein translates to MSEVGLAVVGVTACNQQLGLHPFNIVGEKYLLAIADATQAWPLVIPSLGHCPAEVVLSRLDGILFTGSPSNIEPHHFDGPASEAGTHHDPKRDATTLPLIHAAIKAGVPVLGICRGFQEMNVAFGGSLHQRLHEVGGFIEHREDKTAPVEEQYGLSHEVKIEPGGLLHDAWGRSSAEVNSVHTQGVDRLGVGLRPEAYANDGLIEAFSVKDAKNFALGVQWHPEWKVLDNAFYTAVFKAFNEACQHRAASRVK, encoded by the coding sequence ATGTCGGAAGTAGGGCTCGCGGTAGTAGGTGTGACGGCATGCAATCAACAGTTAGGATTGCATCCATTTAACATTGTTGGCGAAAAGTACTTATTAGCTATAGCAGATGCCACTCAAGCTTGGCCTCTGGTTATCCCTTCGCTGGGACATTGCCCAGCAGAAGTCGTGTTATCAAGACTCGACGGAATTTTGTTTACCGGCTCCCCCTCGAATATTGAGCCGCACCATTTTGATGGACCAGCAAGTGAAGCGGGAACGCATCACGACCCTAAGCGAGATGCCACAACTTTACCATTGATTCATGCCGCTATTAAGGCGGGTGTACCTGTGCTTGGAATTTGTCGTGGCTTTCAAGAGATGAACGTCGCTTTTGGTGGCAGCTTACACCAAAGATTGCATGAAGTCGGTGGTTTTATCGAGCACCGTGAAGACAAAACGGCACCAGTTGAAGAACAGTATGGTTTATCTCATGAGGTCAAGATAGAACCTGGGGGATTGCTTCACGATGCGTGGGGCCGCAGCTCCGCAGAGGTGAACTCTGTGCACACTCAAGGCGTAGACCGTTTGGGTGTTGGGTTGCGGCCAGAAGCATATGCAAATGATGGATTAATTGAAGCGTTTTCAGTTAAAGACGCAAAGAATTTTGCATTAGGTGTTCAATGGCATCCAGAGTGGAAAGTGTTAGATAACGCTTTTTATACTGCAGTTTTTAAGGCCTTTAATGAGGCTTGCCAGCACCGTGCAGCGAGCAGAGTAAAATAA
- a CDS encoding cupin domain-containing protein — protein sequence MDIGASLKTVRKEKGLSQRELAKRAGVTNSTISMIEKNSVSPSVSSLKKVLSGLPMSLVEFFSIEDETVSEQKVVYRSDELLDIGDGVLDFKLIGRDFPNRAMSVMSETYPPGADTGIEMLKHEGQEAAMVIEGKLELTVGEEVFELNEGDSYYFNSELPHRFRNPFDTPCRIVSATTPANF from the coding sequence TTGGATATTGGAGCAAGCCTTAAAACCGTTAGAAAAGAGAAAGGCTTATCACAGCGCGAACTTGCTAAGCGTGCTGGTGTAACTAACAGTACCATCTCGATGATTGAGAAAAATAGCGTTAGTCCGTCAGTGAGTTCTTTGAAAAAAGTACTCTCTGGGTTACCTATGTCTTTGGTGGAGTTCTTTTCTATTGAAGATGAAACTGTCAGCGAACAGAAGGTGGTTTATCGTAGTGATGAACTTTTGGATATCGGTGATGGCGTTTTGGACTTCAAATTAATTGGTCGAGATTTTCCAAATCGCGCCATGTCTGTGATGAGTGAAACTTACCCGCCAGGTGCTGATACAGGCATTGAGATGCTTAAGCATGAAGGGCAAGAAGCCGCGATGGTGATTGAAGGAAAGCTCGAGCTCACCGTCGGCGAAGAGGTCTTTGAGCTTAACGAAGGTGATAGCTATTACTTTAATAGTGAACTGCCCCATCGTTTTCGTAACCCGTTTGATACGCCTTGTCGTATTGTTAGTGCGACCACTCCAGCGAACTTCTAA
- a CDS encoding NAD(P)/FAD-dependent oxidoreductase encodes MSTKSPVHSEQYPASYYFATAKELHQSPRLEEVIDVDVCVVGGGFSGINTAIELAQKGFSVALLEAKRIGWGASGRNGGELIRGIGHNIEQFENIIGREGVNSIEQMGFEAVDIVRQRVKQHNIDCNLQMGYCDLAIKPKHMHELEADLEHLSKIGYGKNMTLLDKSRVSEVIGSDFYQGALVDMASGHLHPLNLALGEAKVARSLGVKMYEYSAAEKIIKGDKPKVMTAHGEVNCQYLVLAGNAYLGHELESNIGGKVLPAGTYILATEPLTQAQCDSIIPKNMAFADLRVDLDYYHLSEDNRLLFGGLCTYSGKDPKDIEAALRPNLEKVFPQLKGVRIDYEWGGMIGIGANRLPQIGRLPDAKNIFYAQAYAGHGVNATHMAAKLIAEAISTQAERFDIFAQIPHMTFPGGPHLRSPLLAMGMLYHRFRDIF; translated from the coding sequence ATGTCAACTAAAAGCCCGGTGCATAGTGAGCAATACCCAGCCTCATATTACTTTGCAACAGCAAAAGAGCTACACCAATCACCGCGATTGGAAGAAGTAATCGATGTTGACGTATGTGTTGTAGGTGGCGGCTTTAGTGGCATTAATACTGCGATAGAACTCGCGCAAAAAGGCTTTTCTGTCGCGCTACTCGAAGCAAAAAGGATTGGCTGGGGAGCCTCTGGGCGCAATGGTGGAGAGCTTATTCGCGGTATTGGTCATAATATTGAACAGTTCGAGAATATCATCGGCCGTGAAGGAGTTAACAGCATCGAGCAGATGGGCTTTGAAGCTGTTGATATTGTCAGGCAGCGAGTCAAACAGCATAACATCGACTGTAATTTGCAGATGGGCTATTGCGACTTGGCAATAAAACCCAAACATATGCATGAACTCGAAGCTGATCTCGAACACCTGAGCAAAATTGGTTACGGCAAAAACATGACACTACTCGACAAGTCTCGCGTAAGTGAAGTAATAGGCTCAGACTTCTATCAAGGTGCACTAGTCGATATGGCTAGCGGTCACCTACACCCTTTGAATTTGGCGTTAGGTGAAGCCAAGGTTGCTCGCAGTTTAGGGGTAAAAATGTATGAGTACAGCGCGGCAGAGAAGATAATTAAAGGTGATAAACCTAAAGTGATGACTGCACATGGTGAGGTAAATTGCCAATACTTGGTGTTGGCAGGTAATGCTTACCTGGGTCACGAACTTGAGAGTAATATTGGTGGCAAAGTCCTGCCAGCTGGCACTTATATTCTGGCAACAGAACCATTAACGCAAGCACAATGTGACAGCATCATTCCCAAAAATATGGCTTTTGCCGACCTAAGAGTCGACCTCGACTACTATCACCTATCAGAAGATAACCGCCTGCTATTCGGCGGTTTGTGCACCTATTCAGGTAAAGATCCTAAAGATATAGAAGCAGCGCTCAGACCTAATCTTGAAAAAGTATTCCCGCAGCTTAAGGGCGTCCGTATCGATTACGAATGGGGCGGTATGATAGGGATAGGCGCTAACCGCCTCCCGCAAATAGGTCGCTTGCCAGATGCAAAAAATATCTTCTACGCTCAGGCCTATGCAGGCCACGGTGTAAATGCCACCCATATGGCAGCCAAATTAATTGCAGAAGCTATCAGCACTCAAGCAGAACGGTTTGATATTTTTGCACAAATACCGCATATGACATTCCCTGGTGGCCCTCACCTACGTTCGCCACTACTAGCCATGGGCATGTTATACCATAGATTCAGAGATATTTTTTAG
- a CDS encoding GNAT family N-acetyltransferase, which yields MKIEVLHSEDRNVFDALVAGLRLHRNENMGDEDTKPLSVVARDDAGNIIGGVTGRSIYKNFLIEVVWVDKAARGTGLGRQLMEQAEEQAKQRGCLVAQLDTLSFQAPQFYQKLGFEVVGTVPEFAGSPARYFMLKKYQ from the coding sequence ATGAAAATCGAGGTATTACACAGTGAAGACCGCAACGTTTTTGACGCATTAGTTGCCGGTCTTCGCCTGCACAGAAATGAAAACATGGGTGATGAGGACACTAAACCATTGTCCGTTGTCGCCAGAGATGATGCAGGAAATATTATTGGCGGCGTTACTGGCCGCAGCATTTACAAAAACTTTTTAATTGAAGTGGTGTGGGTCGACAAAGCAGCTCGAGGCACAGGTCTTGGACGGCAATTAATGGAGCAAGCCGAAGAGCAAGCAAAACAAAGAGGTTGCCTCGTTGCTCAGCTCGATACTTTATCTTTTCAAGCACCGCAGTTTTACCAAAAGCTAGGTTTTGAAGTTGTAGGAACTGTGCCGGAATTTGCTGGCAGCCCCGCACGTTACTTTATGCTGAAAAAGTATCAATAG
- a CDS encoding alpha/beta hydrolase family protein has product MDKWIKILALVFTLPCAAATNSIPVESFSNLKMIESPQVSPNGESIVAIYNTENGPLVVLSAFGSANITGLAQLKKAKDRVDFVRWSGSEYVIIGTSYPGYFNGMYYRVSRLYGINVKTKKVRELINKRMSKQSFHEVQSYQLTSTLKNEPEHVLISTYDQRDKAYSVFKVDLSDGGFDKQFANKYEVGAWYPDAKGVIRFGVGGEKAKSLFQEKGHFISTWYRKTEDEDFALLHKRKMGEGATFSVQGLTDDGSQAYILSDRETGRQSLWLYDIVSGQFDSKLFGHEQFDLSGTITNSSGEIVGVTWNDDFQRRHYFDEKDSQHFEDVKAALKGYEVFISSESKDQSKVLVFAIKDNSPGKYFWLDLKSNKGGLWFSQYPHLEKQPLASVQAIEYPASDGLMIPAYLTLPVGLKEGEKPALVVLPHGGPHARDMRYFDPLVQLIASRGYAVLQMNFRGSQGFGTKFETDGYYQWGKRMQQDVMDGVAWLDTQNIVTKDACIVGASYGGYVALTAAFQASERFKCVVSIAGISDLKVLVEDEERQSSYVENIVKFGDDDAVEALDEVSAIANINKIKAPILLIHGTRDTRVGYSQSKDFYKKAKKKLDINYIEFKDGTHFLDNPENRKVAYDELSKFLSKHL; this is encoded by the coding sequence ATGGATAAGTGGATTAAAATACTGGCACTGGTGTTCACCTTGCCCTGCGCTGCTGCGACAAATAGCATTCCTGTCGAAAGTTTTTCTAATCTCAAAATGATTGAATCTCCCCAGGTCTCGCCAAATGGCGAGTCTATTGTCGCTATTTATAATACTGAGAATGGTCCTTTGGTCGTTTTGTCTGCGTTCGGTTCAGCAAACATTACTGGGCTCGCTCAGCTGAAAAAAGCTAAAGATAGAGTCGACTTTGTTCGCTGGTCTGGCAGTGAGTATGTGATTATTGGTACCAGTTACCCGGGCTATTTCAACGGTATGTACTACAGAGTATCTAGACTTTATGGCATTAATGTTAAGACCAAGAAGGTACGAGAACTCATCAATAAACGGATGAGTAAGCAAAGTTTTCATGAGGTGCAATCTTATCAGTTAACGTCAACACTAAAGAATGAGCCAGAGCACGTGCTGATCAGCACATATGATCAAAGAGATAAAGCATACAGTGTATTTAAGGTCGATCTATCTGATGGTGGCTTTGATAAGCAATTTGCGAATAAATATGAAGTTGGCGCTTGGTACCCTGATGCTAAAGGCGTTATTCGTTTTGGAGTTGGAGGGGAGAAAGCGAAGAGCTTATTTCAAGAAAAAGGCCACTTTATAAGTACTTGGTATCGTAAAACAGAAGACGAAGATTTTGCTTTGTTGCATAAAAGAAAGATGGGTGAAGGTGCTACCTTTAGTGTTCAAGGTTTAACTGATGATGGTAGTCAGGCATATATTTTGAGCGATAGAGAAACTGGCCGTCAAAGTTTGTGGCTTTACGACATAGTCAGCGGACAATTTGATTCAAAGCTGTTTGGTCATGAACAGTTTGACCTTAGCGGTACCATTACTAACTCTAGCGGAGAAATAGTTGGTGTAACCTGGAATGACGACTTTCAAAGACGTCATTATTTTGATGAAAAAGACAGTCAGCACTTTGAAGATGTAAAAGCGGCACTGAAAGGTTACGAAGTATTCATTAGTAGTGAAAGCAAAGATCAAAGCAAAGTATTGGTTTTTGCGATTAAAGATAACTCTCCAGGTAAGTATTTTTGGTTAGATCTCAAATCGAATAAAGGGGGCTTATGGTTTTCTCAATATCCTCATTTGGAGAAACAGCCACTTGCTAGCGTGCAGGCCATTGAATACCCAGCAAGCGATGGGTTGATGATCCCGGCTTACCTCACTCTGCCAGTTGGCCTTAAAGAGGGGGAAAAACCGGCGTTAGTCGTGTTACCACACGGTGGACCCCATGCGAGAGATATGCGTTACTTTGACCCATTGGTTCAGCTCATTGCAAGTCGAGGTTACGCTGTTCTGCAGATGAACTTTAGAGGCTCTCAAGGTTTTGGCACAAAATTTGAGACTGATGGTTATTACCAGTGGGGCAAACGGATGCAACAAGATGTGATGGATGGTGTTGCATGGCTAGATACGCAGAATATTGTTACAAAAGACGCTTGTATTGTCGGGGCTAGCTATGGCGGCTATGTAGCACTGACTGCTGCATTTCAAGCTAGCGAACGCTTTAAGTGCGTAGTGAGCATTGCTGGGATTAGCGATTTGAAAGTGCTAGTTGAAGACGAAGAGCGCCAATCTTCATACGTCGAGAATATTGTAAAGTTTGGTGATGATGACGCTGTTGAAGCGTTGGATGAGGTATCTGCAATCGCTAACATTAATAAAATCAAGGCGCCAATATTACTTATTCACGGCACTAGAGACACTCGAGTTGGTTATAGTCAGTCTAAAGATTTCTATAAAAAGGCAAAAAAGAAGCTAGATATTAACTACATTGAGTTTAAAGATGGTACCCATTTCTTGGATAACCCCGAGAACCGAAAAGTGGCTTATGACGAGCTGAGTAAATTTTTGAGTAAACACCTTTAA
- a CDS encoding GNAT family N-acetyltransferase: MASIEVRQLTEQDWREYKRLRLASLQDAPDSFGSTFEKEQLFTEATWRARLTAATVTAQLPLVAFIDGTAVGLAFGVLHNGGDRCAHVYQMWVAKSARGQGIGRLLLKKILDWCGDLAIAEVNLLVTIDNAAAITLYQKLGFQARPELEPLREGSKIMVQAMVFEVD, encoded by the coding sequence ATGGCTTCGATAGAAGTAAGGCAATTAACGGAGCAAGATTGGCGCGAGTATAAGCGTTTACGCTTGGCATCATTACAAGATGCCCCCGACTCATTTGGATCCACTTTTGAAAAAGAACAGCTTTTTACTGAAGCGACATGGCGGGCCCGTTTAACAGCTGCAACAGTTACAGCGCAGTTGCCATTAGTTGCATTTATTGATGGCACAGCGGTTGGTTTGGCGTTTGGTGTACTGCATAACGGTGGTGATCGCTGTGCTCATGTATATCAAATGTGGGTAGCCAAAAGTGCACGCGGCCAAGGTATTGGTAGACTGTTGCTGAAAAAAATACTTGATTGGTGCGGAGACCTAGCCATCGCCGAAGTTAATCTGTTGGTGACGATTGATAACGCAGCGGCTATTACGCTCTACCAAAAGCTAGGTTTTCAAGCCCGGCCGGAACTTGAGCCACTTAGAGAAGGCTCAAAGATCATGGTACAGGCGATGGTCTTCGAGGTCGATTGA
- a CDS encoding AraC family transcriptional regulator: MTTAKYSTIAAWSLAIARALSASNIDANTLFKRAGLSLPQLEAEPDSRVAIDKMTLLWQAAEQESGSAAFGLTVGQYAYPINFRALGALMLSSDTLAQAFETLPDYAALVSNSAVISLQRTPQLLGFTIIPLNGVEISDLAIDAFFASLMLHGKQMIGHSDFVRKVDLLRAIPKSQQAWSDMFGCPVTMAADSNCMWMDRTMLEQTVISRNRHLAQHNEQVVRQYLNNMQALSWQEKTSQGIHALLVNGEPTALRIAQMYNISERSLSRYLKLEGTGFRALLKLKRQELARHYLLNTQMSVSALSDTLGYSSVSNFSRSFSQWSGVSPANYRLLSKDNFKVTS; encoded by the coding sequence TTGACAACCGCAAAATACAGCACTATTGCCGCTTGGTCGTTAGCGATTGCCCGGGCTCTCAGCGCAAGTAATATAGACGCAAATACCTTATTTAAACGCGCGGGTTTATCTCTGCCTCAGCTAGAAGCCGAACCCGACTCACGGGTGGCGATTGATAAAATGACCTTGCTTTGGCAGGCAGCAGAGCAAGAATCTGGCTCTGCGGCTTTTGGACTTACCGTTGGCCAATATGCTTACCCAATAAACTTTCGCGCCCTTGGCGCACTCATGCTAAGCAGTGATACGCTCGCCCAAGCCTTTGAAACCTTGCCCGACTACGCTGCTCTAGTGAGTAATTCAGCGGTAATTAGCTTACAACGTACCCCGCAGCTACTTGGGTTTACAATCATCCCACTTAATGGCGTTGAGATCAGCGATCTCGCGATTGATGCCTTTTTCGCCAGCTTGATGTTGCACGGTAAACAGATGATTGGTCATAGCGACTTTGTCCGAAAAGTTGACCTGCTCAGAGCAATACCTAAGTCACAACAAGCTTGGTCTGACATGTTTGGCTGCCCGGTGACGATGGCTGCAGACAGCAACTGTATGTGGATGGACCGCACCATGCTTGAGCAGACCGTTATCAGTAGAAATCGCCATCTAGCACAGCACAATGAACAAGTTGTCAGGCAGTATCTAAATAACATGCAAGCGTTAAGCTGGCAGGAAAAAACCAGCCAAGGGATCCATGCCCTACTGGTTAATGGCGAGCCAACAGCGCTTAGAATTGCGCAGATGTACAACATCAGTGAGCGCAGTTTAAGCCGTTACCTCAAGCTTGAAGGGACTGGATTTAGGGCCTTGTTGAAGTTAAAGCGCCAAGAGCTGGCCCGTCATTATCTGCTGAATACTCAGATGTCCGTTAGCGCATTATCAGACACTTTAGGCTACAGCAGTGTCAGTAATTTCAGCCGTTCCTTTAGCCAGTGGAGCGGCGTTAGCCCGGCAAATTATCGCCTGCTATCTAAAGATAATTTCAAAGTCACAAGCTAA
- a CDS encoding alkyl/aryl-sulfatase, producing the protein MPSQSSQYCFPFTSGTSLPLLVASLAAILLAGCQPNQTLTDDSSNDDYGFTAASSHTINANKALLDELPFADTQDFTDAKRGFIARMPKLVVTDEQGKTIWDRTAYDFITGEAPSSVNPSLWRQATLNNIDGLFKVTEGVYQLRGFDLANMTVIAGKTGWIVVDPLTTAETAKTAFEFLKQQLGERPISAILFTHSHMDHFGGALGLLETNTQKNNSLEEIDIIAPAGFMHEATSENVMAGTAMSRRAMYMYGKQLPRSARGHIGSGLGKEPAFGQFGILSPTTVIEQDSTQLIDGVPFEFQIVSGSEAPAEFTFFLPEQQAYCGAELVSKNMHNLYTLRGAKVRDALTWSSSIDKALNAQRDTKVYFGSHHWPIWGQEPINHFLETQRDTYKYIHDQSVRMLNAGLTPAEIAEAIEMPPALANTFSSRGYYGTAKHNAKAVYQAYLGWYDANPVHLDPLPAVESAEKYVALLGGADNIIKQTEIAIADGEYRWAAELINHLVVADDSNSRAKELLASSYDQLGYQAESAPWRDVYLSAAYELRHGSPETGIDLASMKQILLRSPVENFLQSMASRVIGPKAFGDEFELNIYFTDLDKNYVLTLKNAVLHHKLAQKSLSANATLNISHELFIDLIIGKAGVKDVLFSDELEIEGSKIDLASFFSKLDKPKGVFNIVTP; encoded by the coding sequence ATGCCAAGTCAATCTTCACAATACTGTTTTCCCTTCACCTCCGGCACCTCTTTGCCGCTGTTGGTTGCTAGTTTAGCCGCAATACTGTTAGCTGGATGTCAGCCAAATCAAACGCTCACTGATGACAGTAGCAATGATGACTATGGCTTTACCGCGGCAAGTAGCCATACCATCAATGCAAATAAAGCGCTGTTGGATGAGCTCCCTTTTGCAGACACCCAAGACTTTACCGATGCCAAACGCGGTTTCATCGCCAGAATGCCTAAACTGGTTGTGACTGATGAACAAGGTAAAACTATTTGGGATAGAACCGCTTACGATTTCATTACTGGAGAAGCCCCTAGCAGCGTCAATCCGAGCCTTTGGCGCCAAGCAACACTGAACAACATTGATGGCCTATTTAAAGTCACCGAAGGCGTATATCAACTACGTGGCTTTGATTTAGCCAATATGACGGTGATTGCAGGCAAGACTGGCTGGATAGTGGTAGACCCGTTAACCACCGCAGAAACGGCTAAAACTGCATTTGAGTTTCTTAAGCAGCAGTTAGGAGAACGACCGATTAGCGCCATTTTATTTACCCATAGCCACATGGATCACTTTGGCGGTGCACTCGGCTTACTTGAAACCAATACCCAGAAGAACAACTCCCTAGAAGAGATAGACATTATCGCCCCAGCAGGCTTTATGCATGAAGCCACCAGTGAAAACGTCATGGCTGGCACCGCAATGAGCCGTCGCGCCATGTATATGTACGGTAAACAACTTCCTCGCTCAGCGAGGGGGCATATTGGTTCTGGTTTAGGTAAAGAGCCAGCATTTGGACAATTTGGCATTTTGAGCCCCACCACCGTCATTGAGCAAGACTCAACGCAACTCATCGATGGGGTACCGTTTGAGTTTCAAATTGTCTCTGGCAGTGAAGCGCCAGCTGAATTTACCTTTTTCCTACCAGAGCAGCAGGCTTATTGCGGCGCAGAACTGGTCTCTAAAAACATGCATAATCTCTATACCCTGCGCGGCGCCAAGGTGCGCGATGCGCTAACATGGAGCAGCTCGATTGATAAAGCGCTCAATGCGCAGCGCGACACCAAGGTATATTTTGGTAGTCACCACTGGCCAATTTGGGGGCAAGAGCCAATCAATCACTTTTTAGAAACCCAGCGCGATACCTATAAATATATCCACGACCAGTCTGTGCGTATGCTTAATGCTGGGCTTACTCCAGCAGAGATAGCCGAAGCGATTGAAATGCCGCCGGCGCTGGCAAATACTTTCTCTAGTCGCGGCTACTACGGCACAGCTAAACACAATGCTAAAGCGGTATATCAAGCCTATTTAGGCTGGTATGACGCCAACCCCGTTCACTTAGATCCGCTACCAGCAGTCGAGTCAGCAGAAAAATATGTCGCGTTGCTGGGCGGCGCTGACAATATTATCAAGCAGACTGAAATCGCCATAGCAGACGGCGAATATCGCTGGGCGGCAGAGCTCATTAACCACCTTGTGGTGGCTGATGATAGCAACAGCCGTGCTAAAGAGCTGTTGGCTTCAAGCTACGATCAACTCGGGTATCAGGCTGAGTCAGCACCTTGGCGTGATGTGTACCTGAGCGCGGCCTATGAACTGCGACATGGTAGTCCAGAGACTGGCATTGATTTGGCCTCCATGAAACAAATCTTACTGCGATCGCCAGTCGAGAACTTTCTGCAATCGATGGCATCAAGGGTTATAGGGCCAAAGGCATTTGGTGATGAGTTTGAACTTAATATCTACTTTACTGACCTTGATAAGAACTACGTGCTAACGCTTAAAAATGCAGTGCTGCACCACAAACTGGCCCAAAAATCTCTCAGTGCAAATGCCACGCTTAACATCAGTCACGAACTGTTTATCGACCTGATTATTGGTAAGGCTGGCGTAAAGGATGTGCTATTTTCAGATGAGTTAGAAATTGAGGGCAGTAAGATTGATTTAGCCAGTTTCTTTTCCAAACTGGATAAGCCTAAAGGGGTGTTTAATATCGTCACTCCGTAA
- a CDS encoding IS3-like element ISSpi4 family transposase (programmed frameshift) — protein MTKRTRRLFSAEFKLESAQLVLDQNYSIVEAAQAMNVGKSTMDKWVRQLREERQGKQPKASPISPEQIEIRELKKQLARLQEHNEIFKKSHSSVDVGLTEQFLIIEKLRQSYSIKTLCEVFSIHRSSYKYWRKRPITINADKVKLRSLVSEVHTASNGSAGARTVADMVSQQGISLSRYRATKLMKELGIVSCQVPKHRYRKATLEHIEIPNHLGRQFAVTAPNEVWVGDVTYVWAGNRWMYLAVVIDLFARKVIGWAMSLSPDSRLTGKALSMAYEGRGKPKGVMLHSDQGTHYTSRRYRQLLWRYQLKQSLSRRGNCWDNSPMERFFRSLKTEWIPPIGYRSFAEAQQEITRYIIGYYCQLRPHQYNGGLTPNESERLFWLNSKIVANIS, from the exons ATGACGAAACGTACAAGAAGACTTTTTAGCGCAGAATTCAAACTTGAATCAGCTCAATTAGTGCTAGATCAAAATTACTCAATTGTTGAAGCCGCTCAAGCTATGAACGTGGGTAAATCGACCATGGATAAGTGGGTTCGGCAATTAAGAGAAGAGCGACAAGGTAAGCAACCTAAAGCATCACCTATATCACCAGAACAAATTGAAATTCGAGAGTTAAAAAAGCAACTAGCTCGCCTCCAGGAGCACAACGAAATAT TTAAAAAAAGCCACAGCTCTGTTGATGTCGGACTCACTGAACAATTCTTAATAATTGAGAAACTCAGGCAGAGCTACAGCATAAAAACATTATGCGAAGTGTTCAGTATTCATCGTAGTAGTTACAAGTATTGGAGAAAACGGCCAATAACCATAAACGCAGATAAAGTAAAGCTTCGAAGTCTAGTTAGCGAAGTACATACTGCAAGTAACGGCTCGGCAGGAGCTAGGACGGTTGCAGATATGGTTAGCCAGCAAGGTATCTCGTTAAGCCGTTATCGCGCCACTAAGCTGATGAAGGAGCTTGGTATAGTGAGTTGTCAGGTACCTAAGCACAGATACCGAAAAGCGACACTAGAGCACATCGAAATCCCTAATCACCTAGGTCGACAATTCGCTGTCACCGCTCCGAATGAAGTTTGGGTTGGTGATGTCACCTACGTGTGGGCAGGTAACCGCTGGATGTACTTAGCGGTTGTGATTGATCTATTTGCTCGTAAAGTCATTGGCTGGGCTATGTCGTTATCACCTGATAGCCGTTTAACGGGCAAAGCGCTTTCGATGGCCTATGAAGGTCGTGGAAAACCTAAAGGTGTTATGCTCCATAGCGATCAAGGGACTCACTATACAAGCAGAAGATATCGACAACTATTATGGCGATATCAGCTCAAGCAAAGTTTATCTCGACGTGGGAACTGTTGGGATAATAGTCCAATGGAACGCTTTTTTAGGAGCCTTAAGACAGAATGGATACCACCAATAGGGTATCGTAGCTTTGCTGAAGCTCAGCAAGAAATTACACGATACATAATTGGATATTATTGTCAGCTTCGCCCGCACCAATATAACGGCGGACTGACACCTAATGAATCAGAACGATTGTTTTGGTTAAACTCTAAGATCGTGGCCAATATTAGTTGA